A window from Polyangium spumosum encodes these proteins:
- a CDS encoding Tex family protein, whose translation MTATTDPTTVSSPTLTLPAFDPVPTLSDELSLPRSGVSAVVKLLAEGATVPFIARYRKEATGGLDEVQIRAIEERRTYLVELDERRRQVLDEIGKQGKLTDELKKKILGCATKAELEDLYLPFKPKRRTRAIIAKERGLEPLADRIWSQAKEGNPEEEAKAFVDAAKEVPDVAAALAGARDICAERIAENADVRKLVREAYMQDGVIRVKKNEEHEGKATKFDTYATFEGPVAGMPSHRYLAIRRGEAEGVLRASVDLEGERLFAPIGKMSGLDGGSPWAGELGKAVSDAYKRLLAPSVQIDVRVELKQQSDRAAVEVFAQNLRELLLAAPFGTHAVLGIDPGQRTGCKCAVVDDTGKLLANETIYLVQGADAEERGKRAIRDLCRKYGVRAVAVGNGTHGRETEQFVRDVLAAEGLKEIFCVPVSEAGASVYSASDVAREEFPDLDLTVRGAISIARRLQDPLAELVKVDPKSIGVGQYQHDVYQSLLARKLDEVVESCVNMVGVELNTASAPLLSRVAGIGPSLAKKIVSHRDQNGAFGSRKKLLDVAGMGPKTFEQCAGFLRIRGGEHPLDGSAVHPERYALVEKIAEDLGVPVASLVGDTKLLGRIDPKKYIGGDVGEYTMNDILAELKKPGRDPRASFEPPKFRDDVRTMEDLKPGMELEGVVTNVTAFGAFVDVGVHQDGLVHVSQLADRFVKDPSEVVKVGDKLKVRVLEVDMVRKRISLTARKGERPQPGQQAQGAPQGRGGQGPQQGRGGPQGKGGPQGKPQPQGKFTNNPFATLLKR comes from the coding sequence ATGACCGCCACGACCGACCCCACCACGGTGTCCTCACCCACGCTCACGCTGCCTGCTTTTGACCCCGTCCCGACCCTCTCGGACGAGCTCTCGCTCCCGAGGTCCGGCGTCTCTGCGGTGGTCAAGCTGCTCGCCGAGGGCGCGACGGTGCCGTTCATCGCGCGGTACCGCAAGGAGGCGACGGGCGGGCTCGACGAGGTGCAGATCCGCGCCATCGAGGAGCGCCGCACGTACCTCGTGGAGCTCGACGAGCGGCGACGGCAGGTGCTCGACGAGATCGGCAAGCAGGGAAAGCTCACGGACGAGCTGAAGAAGAAGATCCTCGGCTGCGCCACGAAGGCCGAGCTCGAGGACCTCTACCTGCCGTTCAAGCCGAAGCGCAGGACACGCGCGATCATCGCGAAGGAGCGCGGGCTCGAGCCGCTCGCCGACCGGATCTGGTCGCAAGCGAAGGAAGGCAACCCCGAGGAGGAGGCGAAGGCCTTCGTCGACGCAGCCAAGGAGGTGCCCGACGTCGCGGCGGCGCTCGCAGGCGCGCGCGACATCTGCGCCGAGCGGATCGCCGAGAACGCCGACGTGCGCAAGCTCGTGCGCGAGGCGTACATGCAAGACGGCGTGATCCGCGTGAAGAAAAACGAGGAGCACGAGGGCAAGGCCACGAAGTTCGACACGTACGCGACGTTCGAAGGGCCCGTCGCAGGGATGCCGTCGCATAGGTACCTCGCGATCCGCCGCGGCGAGGCGGAGGGGGTCTTGCGCGCGTCCGTGGATCTCGAGGGCGAGAGGTTGTTCGCGCCGATCGGGAAGATGAGCGGGCTCGATGGAGGCTCGCCGTGGGCCGGCGAGCTCGGCAAGGCGGTGAGCGACGCGTACAAGCGGCTGCTCGCGCCGAGCGTGCAGATCGACGTGCGCGTGGAGCTGAAGCAGCAGTCGGATCGCGCGGCGGTCGAGGTGTTCGCGCAGAACCTCCGGGAGCTCTTGCTCGCGGCGCCCTTCGGGACACACGCGGTGCTCGGGATCGATCCGGGCCAGCGCACGGGCTGCAAGTGCGCGGTCGTCGACGACACGGGCAAGCTGCTCGCGAACGAGACGATCTACCTCGTGCAAGGCGCGGACGCGGAGGAGCGCGGCAAGCGCGCGATCCGCGATCTGTGCCGGAAGTACGGCGTGCGCGCGGTGGCCGTGGGCAACGGGACGCACGGGCGCGAGACCGAGCAGTTCGTGCGCGACGTGCTCGCGGCCGAGGGGCTGAAGGAGATCTTCTGCGTGCCCGTGAGCGAGGCCGGCGCGAGCGTGTACTCGGCGAGCGACGTGGCGCGCGAGGAGTTCCCGGACCTCGACCTGACGGTGCGCGGCGCGATCAGCATCGCGCGTCGCCTGCAGGATCCGCTCGCCGAGCTCGTGAAGGTCGATCCGAAGAGCATCGGCGTGGGGCAGTACCAGCACGACGTCTACCAGTCGCTGCTCGCGCGCAAGCTCGACGAGGTCGTCGAGAGCTGCGTGAACATGGTCGGCGTCGAGCTCAACACGGCGAGCGCGCCCCTGCTCTCGCGCGTGGCGGGCATCGGGCCTTCGCTCGCGAAGAAGATCGTGTCGCACCGCGATCAGAACGGCGCGTTTGGGAGCCGCAAGAAGCTGCTCGACGTGGCGGGCATGGGGCCGAAGACGTTCGAGCAATGCGCGGGCTTCTTGCGCATCCGCGGGGGCGAACACCCGCTCGACGGGAGCGCAGTGCACCCGGAGCGTTACGCGCTCGTCGAGAAGATCGCGGAGGACCTCGGCGTGCCCGTGGCGTCGCTCGTGGGCGACACGAAGCTCCTCGGGCGCATCGACCCGAAGAAGTACATCGGCGGCGACGTCGGCGAGTACACGATGAACGACATCCTGGCGGAGCTGAAGAAGCCGGGGCGCGACCCGCGCGCGAGCTTCGAGCCGCCGAAGTTCCGCGACGACGTGCGGACGATGGAGGACCTCAAGCCGGGGATGGAGCTCGAAGGGGTGGTCACGAACGTGACCGCGTTCGGCGCGTTCGTGGACGTGGGCGTGCACCAGGACGGGCTCGTGCACGTGTCGCAGCTCGCGGACCGGTTCGTGAAGGATCCGAGCGAGGTGGTGAAGGTCGGCGACAAGCTGAAGGTGCGCGTGCTCGAGGTGGACATGGTGCGCAAGCGGATCTCGCTGACGGCGCGGAAGGGCGAGCGCCCGCAGCCGGGCCAGCAGGCGCAAGGCGCGCCGCAAGGTCGCGGCGGGCAAGGTCCGCAGCAAGGTCGCGGCGGTCCGCAAGGCAAGGGCGGTCCCCAGGGCAAACCCCAGCCGCAGGGGAAGTTCACGAACAACCCGTTCGCGACGCTCCTGAAGCGGTAG
- a CDS encoding TetR/AcrR family transcriptional regulator, with amino-acid sequence MVRPKDACSEETWNRIVSAARHELVETDDGEVDVSVRQVATRAGVSLGTIHYYFPTKENLLEACLDVYYTRLGALAFELAPLLMQTDTRAVIEQVTRRFYCFAVAERRSLKLRAKLNAQLGYLEPQRARQVRGPMLDAFASQIGSMGGLDVAEARLTIQTMTGLIMHLALLADADLEQIAGAGGEPGRQIVEDHVARVALRLVFPR; translated from the coding sequence ATGGTGCGCCCCAAGGACGCCTGCTCCGAAGAGACCTGGAACCGTATCGTCTCCGCGGCGCGACACGAGCTGGTCGAGACGGACGACGGCGAGGTCGACGTGTCGGTCCGGCAGGTCGCGACGCGCGCGGGCGTGAGCCTGGGCACGATCCACTACTACTTCCCGACCAAGGAGAACCTGCTGGAGGCCTGCCTCGACGTGTACTACACGCGGCTCGGCGCGCTGGCCTTCGAGCTCGCCCCGCTCCTGATGCAAACGGACACACGCGCCGTGATCGAGCAGGTGACGCGGCGGTTCTATTGTTTTGCGGTCGCGGAGCGGCGAAGCCTCAAGCTGCGCGCGAAGCTCAATGCGCAGCTCGGATACCTCGAGCCGCAGCGGGCCAGGCAGGTGCGCGGGCCCATGCTCGACGCATTCGCGTCGCAGATCGGGAGCATGGGCGGCCTCGACGTCGCCGAGGCGCGGCTGACGATCCAGACGATGACCGGCTTGATCATGCACCTCGCGTTGCTCGCGGACGCGGACCTCGAACAGATCGCGGGTGCGGGAGGTGAACCTGGGCGACAGATCGTGGAAGATCACGTCGCCCGGGTCGCTTTGCGGCTGGTGTTCCCGCGTTGA
- a CDS encoding RCC1 domain-containing protein: protein MNHRLPLPGSVWLGLLVALAGACGVDSSGPGGDGGGQTASPAQEATAEARAALTAGAGSLGDCNGNPARCAAVSLAAGVFHTVALKSDGSVWAWGQNSYGQLGDGTGTDRHTPFEVTGLSGVAAVTAGYYHTVALKSDGSVWAWGYNNHGQLGDGTGTDRHMPVQVIGLSGITAVTAGFYHTVALKSDGSVWAWGSNASGQLGDGTTTERHTPVEMSGVSGVTAVAAGNSHTVALKSDGTVWAWGYNASGQLGDGTTTSRVTPVNVTGLSGVTAVVAADNHTVALKSDGTVWAWGYNASGQLGDGTKISRSTPAQVSGLSGITAVMAGDSRSAAFTSNGSVWGWGANSYGQLGDGTTITRTTPVPVNGLSGVTAVAAGVGNTVALKSDGAVWAWGRNDYGQLGDGTTTNRPAPAQNGLSLASGCSSVLACDTGTGACLAVPVADGTACNDNNTCTQADTCQSGTCTGGDVVICAPVGECDVAICDPANGACAPSPKPDNTPCTGGVCFGGVCQIEGAAASGSGSGGGGGSSSSSSASGAGGGSATGSGAGGSSATGTGGSGGSGGSGGSAGGSPSTDSGCGACVVGRGSSTGAPWMGLGLLLVLLRRRRQNVRADARA from the coding sequence ATGAATCATCGACTTCCTCTTCCTGGGTCCGTGTGGCTCGGGCTTCTCGTGGCGCTGGCGGGCGCCTGTGGCGTCGATTCTTCGGGGCCGGGCGGAGACGGGGGCGGGCAGACCGCGAGCCCGGCGCAGGAAGCGACGGCCGAGGCGCGGGCGGCGTTGACGGCGGGGGCGGGCAGCCTGGGGGACTGCAACGGGAATCCGGCGCGCTGCGCGGCGGTGAGCCTCGCCGCGGGCGTTTTCCACACCGTGGCGCTGAAGTCGGACGGCTCGGTCTGGGCCTGGGGGCAGAACAGCTACGGCCAGCTCGGGGACGGCACGGGCACCGACCGACACACGCCCTTCGAGGTGACCGGCCTGAGCGGGGTCGCCGCCGTGACCGCGGGCTATTACCACACCGTGGCGCTGAAGTCGGACGGCTCGGTCTGGGCCTGGGGGTACAATAACCATGGCCAGCTCGGGGACGGCACGGGCACCGACCGACACATGCCAGTCCAGGTGATCGGGCTGAGCGGGATCACCGCCGTGACGGCCGGTTTCTATCACACCGTGGCGCTGAAGTCGGACGGCTCGGTCTGGGCGTGGGGGTCCAACGCCTCCGGCCAGCTCGGGGACGGCACGACCACCGAGCGGCACACGCCCGTCGAGATGAGCGGAGTGAGCGGCGTCACCGCGGTCGCGGCAGGCAACAGCCACACCGTGGCGCTGAAGTCGGACGGCACGGTGTGGGCCTGGGGGTACAACGCCTCCGGCCAGCTCGGAGACGGCACGACGACCAGCCGAGTCACCCCCGTGAACGTGACTGGCTTGAGCGGCGTCACCGCCGTTGTGGCGGCCGATAATCACACCGTGGCGCTGAAGTCGGACGGCACGGTGTGGGCCTGGGGGTACAACGCCTCCGGCCAGCTCGGGGACGGCACGAAGATCAGCCGCTCCACGCCCGCGCAAGTAAGCGGCTTGAGCGGGATCACCGCCGTGATGGCGGGCGACTCCCGCAGCGCTGCGTTCACGTCGAACGGCTCGGTCTGGGGCTGGGGGGCGAACAGCTACGGCCAGCTCGGGGACGGCACGACCATTACCCGAACAACGCCCGTCCCGGTGAACGGCCTGAGCGGCGTCACCGCGGTGGCGGCGGGGGTCGGGAACACCGTGGCGCTGAAGTCGGACGGCGCGGTCTGGGCCTGGGGGCGAAACGATTACGGCCAGCTCGGGGACGGCACGACCACCAATCGACCTGCGCCGGCGCAAAACGGACTCAGCCTCGCTTCGGGATGCAGCTCCGTGCTGGCGTGCGACACGGGGACGGGGGCTTGCCTCGCCGTCCCCGTGGCCGACGGGACGGCCTGCAACGACAACAATACGTGCACGCAGGCCGATACGTGCCAGTCGGGCACCTGCACCGGTGGTGACGTGGTGATCTGTGCTCCGGTGGGCGAGTGCGACGTGGCAATCTGCGACCCTGCGAATGGCGCGTGCGCGCCGAGCCCGAAGCCGGACAACACGCCTTGCACGGGTGGAGTGTGCTTCGGCGGCGTGTGCCAGATCGAAGGGGCGGCGGCGAGCGGGAGCGGGAGCGGGGGTGGGGGTGGCAGCAGCAGCAGCAGCAGCGCGAGCGGCGCCGGCGGCGGCAGCGCGACAGGAAGCGGTGCTGGCGGCAGCAGCGCGACCGGGACCGGAGGGAGCGGCGGGAGCGGCGGGAGCGGCGGGAGCGCAGGAGGAAGCCCCTCGACGGACAGCGGGTGTGGCGCGTGCGTGGTCGGTCGCGGCTCGTCGACCGGGGCGCCGTGGATGGGCCTCGGGCTCTTGCTGGTGCTGCTGCGGCGAAGGCGGCAGAACGTTCGGGCCGACGCGCGGGCGTGA
- a CDS encoding WD40 repeat domain-containing protein produces the protein MSFLRLLGLVGLSAFFVGCGDDESLFDSGSTLWGRRFGRGSSVEPVGLAGVESGGVIVAGRYHGEVDLGGGALPSPGNNYQAYVARYDGEGRHVYSRSFGAEFAEMSNDVATSPDGTALVAGTFGWEMELDGVVLPWTGSDDAFVAKLDPAGKVVWARALGGAGRQRGFAVAAMPDGGAIVAGTTSGALDLGVGEPQTDSKGAFLVRLDASGAPVWSRLLSSSDGFTVVNDVAARGDTIAVVGRFAFELDLGLDVDLVAGGYNDGFVVTYDLDGAPLWSRKVGEAGYNDVVSAVAFAPDGGLVLTGKVEGGVDLGGGFHQAADEYDANTFLLELDAAGNHRRSNVYGGEGYDIGQGLALSSDGGVILTGDMLGRMSFGAGALVTPEGENGKDAFVAVLDADRNPVFLRHIGGVDVQSGQRAAVDGQGRVFIAGSVMGAVDLGLGMTPSSGYYETFLVALGP, from the coding sequence GTGTCCTTCCTTCGCCTGCTGGGGCTCGTGGGTTTGTCGGCGTTCTTCGTGGGTTGTGGCGACGACGAGAGCCTGTTTGATTCGGGTTCGACGTTGTGGGGGCGCCGGTTCGGGCGCGGCAGCTCGGTCGAGCCGGTGGGGCTCGCCGGGGTCGAATCGGGCGGCGTGATCGTGGCGGGGCGGTATCACGGGGAGGTCGATCTCGGCGGGGGCGCATTGCCGAGCCCGGGGAACAATTACCAGGCGTACGTCGCGCGGTACGACGGCGAAGGCAGACACGTCTACAGCCGCTCGTTCGGCGCTGAATTCGCCGAGATGTCGAATGACGTCGCGACCTCGCCGGACGGGACGGCGCTCGTGGCGGGGACGTTTGGCTGGGAGATGGAGCTCGACGGCGTGGTGCTCCCGTGGACCGGCAGTGACGATGCATTCGTGGCGAAGCTCGATCCGGCGGGGAAGGTGGTCTGGGCGCGCGCGCTCGGGGGCGCGGGGCGGCAGCGGGGATTCGCGGTCGCGGCGATGCCGGACGGCGGGGCGATCGTCGCGGGGACGACGTCGGGCGCTCTGGATCTCGGCGTCGGCGAGCCGCAAACCGATTCGAAGGGCGCATTCCTCGTGCGCCTCGACGCTTCGGGCGCGCCCGTGTGGTCGCGGCTGCTCTCCAGCAGCGATGGATTCACGGTCGTGAACGACGTGGCGGCGCGGGGCGATACCATCGCCGTGGTCGGGCGATTCGCGTTCGAGCTCGACCTGGGCCTCGACGTCGACCTCGTCGCGGGCGGTTACAATGACGGGTTCGTCGTGACGTACGATCTCGACGGCGCCCCCCTCTGGAGCCGGAAGGTGGGCGAAGCGGGGTACAACGACGTGGTGAGCGCCGTGGCGTTCGCGCCGGATGGCGGGCTCGTGCTGACGGGGAAGGTCGAGGGAGGCGTCGACCTCGGCGGGGGTTTTCACCAGGCGGCGGATGAATACGACGCGAATACGTTTTTGCTGGAGCTCGACGCCGCTGGAAACCATCGGCGGAGCAACGTGTACGGGGGGGAGGGCTATGATATCGGGCAGGGGCTCGCGTTATCGAGCGACGGGGGCGTGATCCTCACGGGGGACATGCTGGGGCGCATGTCGTTCGGGGCAGGCGCGCTCGTGACGCCCGAGGGCGAGAACGGGAAGGACGCGTTCGTCGCGGTGCTCGACGCCGACCGGAACCCGGTGTTCCTGCGGCACATCGGCGGCGTGGACGTGCAATCGGGGCAGCGGGCCGCGGTGGACGGGCAGGGGCGCGTATTCATCGCGGGGTCCGTGATGGGCGCCGTGGACCTCGGGCTCGGGATGACGCCGTCGTCGGGGTATTACGAGACGTTTCTGGTCGCGCTCGGGCCGTGA
- a CDS encoding tyrosine/phenylalanine carboxypeptidase domain-containing protein has protein sequence MPWLTDAGHALVQAASRVRLILCTTPTNLRAELDRLGHVWARGAHEAPRFSYEPAPDHEGLVRALGELAAFLEGEGPLGVVYAGRAREIAAEALICSAVGTSGLWAAARRRFGRRDPHDDAADHLAARWLEAPPRGGAEDEPLIRSDDEGAEGSLLVRMRAEIGARRLPFRVVVVRDLSSLAATGEGVVQVAAGRLMTRADVERTVLHEIEGHVLPRCRAAEMGLGIFVIGTQSGADDQEGRALHLERRAGALVGGRRRELALRHVAARRMEAGADFVEAARLLLSHGASIPDALRITARVYRAGGLGREVVYLPALLRVEAALAVDPSLDVVLGAGRVSVDAAAVLRPWVERAAT, from the coding sequence ATGCCATGGCTCACGGACGCGGGGCACGCGCTCGTGCAGGCGGCCTCGCGGGTGCGTCTGATCCTGTGCACGACGCCGACGAACCTGCGGGCGGAGCTCGACCGGCTCGGCCACGTGTGGGCGCGGGGCGCGCACGAGGCGCCGCGGTTCTCGTACGAGCCGGCGCCCGATCACGAGGGCCTCGTGCGCGCGCTCGGCGAGCTCGCGGCGTTCCTCGAGGGCGAGGGGCCGCTCGGCGTCGTGTACGCCGGTCGGGCGCGGGAGATCGCGGCGGAGGCGCTGATCTGCTCGGCGGTCGGGACGAGTGGGCTCTGGGCGGCGGCGCGGCGGAGGTTTGGCCGGCGTGATCCTCACGATGACGCGGCGGATCACCTGGCCGCGCGATGGCTCGAGGCGCCTCCGCGGGGCGGGGCCGAGGACGAGCCGCTCATTCGCAGTGACGACGAGGGGGCGGAGGGGTCGCTCCTCGTGCGGATGCGGGCGGAGATCGGGGCGCGGCGGCTGCCATTTCGGGTCGTGGTGGTGCGGGATCTCTCGTCGCTCGCGGCGACGGGCGAGGGGGTCGTGCAGGTCGCGGCGGGCCGGCTCATGACGCGTGCGGACGTGGAGCGGACGGTGCTGCACGAGATCGAGGGGCACGTCTTGCCGCGGTGCCGGGCGGCGGAGATGGGGCTCGGGATCTTCGTGATCGGCACGCAATCGGGCGCGGATGATCAGGAGGGGCGGGCGCTTCATCTGGAGCGGCGCGCGGGGGCGCTCGTGGGGGGGCGGCGGCGAGAGCTCGCGCTCCGGCATGTGGCGGCGCGGCGAATGGAGGCGGGGGCAGATTTCGTGGAGGCGGCGCGGCTCTTGTTATCCCACGGGGCGAGTATCCCGGACGCGCTTCGGATCACGGCGCGGGTGTATCGCGCGGGTGGGCTCGGGCGCGAGGTGGTGTATTTGCCGGCGCTGCTCCGCGTGGAGGCGGCGCTCGCGGTGGATCCTTCGCTCGACGTGGTGCTCGGCGCGGGGCGGGTGTCGGTGGACGCCGCGGCCGTGCTCCGGCCCTGGGTCGAGCGCGCCGCGACGTGA
- a CDS encoding PhoH family protein, translating into MRKNYVLDANVLLHDPHAIFKFEDNDLIIPIYAIEEIDQFKREGSERGRNARTIARLLDGLRSPSNQLSVGVPLERGGTLRIAIPQRRPNALVGLDSKSQDLAILQVAIDVRDKDKDKPTIFVTMDTNLRIRADALGVTSETYESEAAPDPENELSVLEVEVPGSDVDLFFQHGFVAAPHRTVLHPNVGVLLRDEASAAHTALGRFDASKGQVVALRTPRDGVMGVRPRNKEQAYALDLLLDDEIRLVTLIGKAGTGKTLLALAAGLRRTVEDGVYSRLLVSRPVMPLGRDLGFLPGDVDEKLNPWMQPIYDNLEFLFSSGAARGKGTEARGFVQLLESGVVQVEPLTYIRGRSLPHQYLIVDEAQNLTPHEVKTIITRAGEGTKIILTGDPHQIDNPYVDHASNGLSVVADRFKQEAIAGHVVLAKGERSELAELAANLL; encoded by the coding sequence ATGAGGAAAAACTACGTCCTCGACGCCAACGTCCTCCTCCACGACCCGCACGCGATCTTCAAGTTCGAGGACAATGACCTGATCATCCCGATCTACGCGATCGAGGAGATCGATCAGTTCAAGCGGGAAGGCAGCGAGCGCGGGCGCAACGCGCGTACGATCGCGCGGCTGCTCGACGGGCTGCGCAGCCCCTCGAACCAGCTCTCGGTGGGCGTGCCGCTCGAGCGCGGAGGCACGCTGCGGATCGCGATCCCGCAGAGGCGCCCGAACGCGCTCGTGGGGCTCGACTCGAAGTCGCAGGACCTCGCGATCTTGCAGGTCGCGATCGACGTCCGCGACAAGGACAAGGACAAGCCGACGATCTTCGTCACGATGGACACGAACCTGCGCATCCGGGCGGACGCGCTGGGGGTGACGTCGGAGACGTACGAGAGCGAGGCCGCGCCCGATCCCGAGAACGAGCTGTCGGTGCTCGAGGTCGAGGTGCCGGGGTCCGACGTGGACCTGTTTTTCCAGCACGGGTTCGTCGCGGCGCCGCACCGCACGGTGCTCCACCCGAACGTCGGCGTGCTGCTGCGTGACGAGGCGAGCGCGGCGCACACGGCGCTCGGTCGGTTCGACGCTTCGAAGGGGCAGGTCGTCGCGCTTCGCACGCCACGCGACGGGGTGATGGGCGTGCGGCCTCGCAACAAGGAGCAAGCGTACGCGCTGGATTTGCTGCTCGACGACGAGATCCGGCTGGTGACGTTGATCGGCAAGGCGGGCACGGGCAAGACGCTGCTCGCGCTCGCGGCCGGGCTCCGGCGGACGGTGGAGGACGGCGTCTATTCGCGGCTGCTCGTGAGCCGACCGGTGATGCCGCTCGGCAGGGATCTCGGGTTCTTGCCGGGGGACGTCGACGAGAAGCTGAACCCGTGGATGCAGCCGATCTACGACAACCTCGAGTTCCTGTTCTCGAGCGGCGCGGCGCGGGGCAAGGGCACGGAGGCGCGTGGGTTCGTGCAGCTCCTCGAGAGCGGCGTCGTGCAGGTCGAGCCGCTCACGTACATCCGCGGCCGCAGCTTGCCGCATCAATACCTCATCGTGGACGAGGCGCAGAACCTCACGCCGCACGAGGTGAAGACGATCATCACGCGCGCGGGCGAGGGGACGAAGATCATCCTCACGGGTGACCCGCACCAGATCGACAACCCGTACGTGGATCACGCGTCGAACGGGCTCAGCGTGGTGGCGGACCGCTTCAAGCAAGAGGCGATCGCCGGGCACGTCGTGCTGGCGAAGGGCGAGCGCAGCGAGCTCGCGGAGCTCGCGGCGAACTTGCTGTAG
- a CDS encoding aminopeptidase, with the protein MKGPPGASGPTPPSPGRGSSRRVFSELPANAEPKPTREFGASPTNPEDKPISTLGARRLLSPPPQRMPTPTPPPPAPTFSRGITPPPPSVTPRSWAPAPSTQRRTPLPPPVQAPRTISTIPPPPTSPPPSSLAHSTSRPPGAPRSGGLASAARVAIDPGLATPAARVLDELVALETNERLLIVHDRQNDSVARAFEQVGLERRARVERIDAEALAPRPWGRFPPEVLAALPGADVTLFAATYEEGEYDARHTFVTLATANRARHVHIVGTSRRAFVNSMLASSTRVFDLIAALRGAMRPHARLQVRSQAGTSLEVEMAPNLRWFANGSTIRSGQWLNVPYGALVTSPAQVTGTYVVDASMGGGYGSRLGSLSSRPIRLTFEGGRVQRVECRDASVKAYVEKFIGDAMGHDRVGLLSLGANIGIAAPLGELIHDENMPGVHLSLGENFASRTGALWTSHGQLSFAAADTDVDLDGEPLIRHGRYVRLV; encoded by the coding sequence ATGAAGGGTCCGCCCGGCGCATCGGGACCGACGCCTCCTTCGCCGGGGCGCGGGTCGTCGCGGCGTGTTTTCTCCGAGCTCCCCGCGAACGCAGAGCCGAAGCCCACGCGGGAATTTGGGGCCTCGCCGACGAACCCGGAAGACAAACCCATCTCGACGCTCGGCGCGAGGCGGCTCCTGTCGCCGCCCCCGCAGCGGATGCCGACGCCGACGCCGCCCCCGCCGGCTCCGACGTTTTCCCGCGGGATCACCCCGCCGCCGCCCTCGGTCACGCCCCGCTCGTGGGCGCCGGCCCCGTCGACGCAGCGGAGGACACCGCTGCCGCCGCCGGTGCAAGCTCCGCGCACGATCTCGACGATCCCGCCGCCGCCGACGTCGCCGCCGCCCTCGTCGCTCGCGCACTCGACGTCGCGACCGCCGGGCGCGCCGCGCTCGGGTGGGCTCGCGTCCGCGGCGCGGGTGGCGATCGATCCGGGGCTCGCCACGCCGGCGGCGCGTGTGCTCGACGAGCTGGTCGCTCTGGAGACCAACGAGCGGCTGCTCATCGTGCACGACCGGCAGAACGACTCGGTGGCGCGCGCCTTCGAGCAGGTGGGGCTCGAGCGGCGGGCGCGCGTGGAGCGGATCGACGCGGAGGCGCTCGCGCCGCGGCCGTGGGGGCGCTTTCCGCCGGAGGTGCTCGCGGCGCTGCCGGGCGCCGACGTGACCTTGTTCGCCGCGACGTACGAGGAGGGCGAGTACGACGCGCGGCACACGTTCGTCACGCTCGCCACGGCGAACCGCGCGCGGCACGTGCACATCGTGGGGACGAGCCGGCGCGCCTTCGTGAACAGCATGCTGGCGAGCTCGACGCGTGTCTTCGACCTGATCGCGGCGCTGCGCGGCGCGATGAGGCCACACGCGAGGCTCCAGGTGCGCTCGCAGGCGGGGACGTCGCTCGAGGTGGAGATGGCGCCGAACCTGCGGTGGTTCGCGAACGGCAGCACGATCCGCTCGGGCCAGTGGCTCAACGTGCCGTACGGCGCGCTCGTCACGTCGCCGGCGCAGGTGACGGGCACGTACGTGGTCGACGCGTCGATGGGCGGCGGCTACGGCTCGCGCCTCGGCTCGCTCTCGAGCCGGCCGATCCGGCTCACGTTCGAGGGCGGGCGGGTGCAACGCGTGGAGTGCCGGGACGCGTCGGTGAAGGCGTACGTCGAGAAGTTCATCGGCGACGCGATGGGCCACGATCGGGTGGGGCTGCTCTCGCTGGGGGCGAACATCGGGATCGCGGCGCCGCTCGGCGAGCTCATCCACGACGAGAACATGCCGGGCGTGCACCTCTCGCTGGGGGAGAACTTCGCGTCGCGGACGGGGGCGCTCTGGACGTCTCACGGCCAGCTCTCGTTCGCGGCGGCCGACACGGACGTCGACCTGGACGGCGAGCCGCTGATTCGCCACGGGCGGTACGTGCGCCTGGTCTAA